In one Alnus glutinosa chromosome 12, dhAlnGlut1.1, whole genome shotgun sequence genomic region, the following are encoded:
- the LOC133851026 gene encoding UPF0603 protein At1g54780, chloroplastic has translation METILSPRSLSPLFNPKPSCPKTLSSSSIQPRSSNSLFLTKSITCSLKKHQPQSLSSSLPTPTSWLSHAQKGLAALAITLALNFSPLLPSGNALASEFDVINEGPPKETYVVDDAGVLSRVTKSDLKRLLTDLESRKNFRINFVIVRKLTSKADAFEYADQVLERWYPTVEEGSNKGIVVLVTSQKEGAVTGGPAFVQAVGENILDATVTENLPVLATEEKYNEAVYSSAKRLVAAIDGLPDPGGPSVKDNKRESNFKSREETEEKRGQFSLVVGGLLVIAFVVPMAQYYAYVSRK, from the exons ATGGAAACCATTCTCTCTCCTcgctctctctcccctctcttCAATCCCAAACCTTCCTGTCCAAAGACCCTTTCCTCCTCCTCTATCCAACCCAGATCAtcaaattctctttttcttacCAAATCCATTACTTGTAGTCTCAAAAAACACCAACCCCAATCACTAAGTTCATCTTTACCAACACCCACAAGCTGGCTTTCACATGCCCAAAAAGGACTGGCAGCTCTAGCTATCACTCTAGCACTCAATTTTAGCCCACTCTTGCCTAGTGGCAATGCATTAGCATCTGAATTTGATGTGATTAATGAGGGGCCACCTAAAGAAACATATGTTGTTGACGATGCAGGCGTGCTTAGTCGGGTGACAAAATCGGATTTGAAGAGGTTGTTGACGGATTTGGAGTCAAGGAAGAACTTCCGCATTAATTTCGTCATTGTTCGAAAACTAACC AGCAAAGCTGATGCCTTTGAGTATGCTGACCAAGTTTTGGAGCGTTGGTATCCCACAGTAGAAGAGGGCAGTAATAAGGGCATTGTCGTGCTTGTTACCAGTCAAAAGGAAGGGGCAGTCACAGGGGGCCCTGCATTTGTCCAGGCTGTTGGAGAAAATATTCTTGATGCCACTGTTACAGAAAATCTTCCTG TCTTGGCTACAGAAGAAAAGTACAATGAAGCTGTTTATAGCAGTGCCAAGCGACTAGTTGCTGCCATTGATGGGCTCCCAGATCCTGGTGGACCCTCGGTTAAAGACAATAAACGTGAATCCAACTTCAAATCCAGGGAAGAGACAGAAGAGAAGCGGGGGCAATTCTCTCTTGTAGTTGGAGGTTTATTAGTGATTGCCTTTGTTGTTCCTATGGCACAATACTATGCTTATGTCTCCAGGAAGTAA
- the LOC133883057 gene encoding GDSL esterase/lipase At1g54790 isoform X1 translates to MDGTIAGLLLALILPSHNLKQKCSFSWEAKASFLRLHKTQQLANLLFSLKTKAMATKAIFVPILTLFSLFFSLTNSIDFDYPAIFNFGDSNSDTGEFAAGLGLLMELPNGQTYFKTPSGRFCDGRLIIDFVMDAMDKPFLNAYLDSIGLPNFRRGCNFASAGSTILPASPTSVSPFSFGLQVAQFLRFKARALELLAQNKKLKRYLPAEDNFEKALYMFDIGQNDLAGAFYSKSLDQILGSIPTILGEFENGIKKLYDQGARYFWVHNTGPLGCLAQNIARFGTDQSKLDELGCVSSHNQAARLFNLQLHALCKKLQGQYMDANVTYIDIFTLKSNLIANYSLYGFEQPIMTCCGYGGPPLNYDSRISCGQTKILNGTLVTAKGCPDSTEHVSWDGIHYTEAANQYVSSQILTGKFSDPPFSDEMPFLLKLKFQK, encoded by the exons ATGGATGGAACCATAGCTGGTTTGCTTCTGGCTCTCATTTTACCTTCCCATAATTTAAAGCAAAAATGTTCCTTCAGCTGGGAAGCTAAAGCAAGCTTTCTCCGTCTTCATAAAACCCAGCAATTAGCAaaccttctcttctctctcaaaACAAAAGCAATGGCTACGAAAGCCATTTTTGTCCCAATTCTCACCTTATTTTCACTCTTCTTTTCTCTTACAAATTCCATCGACTTCGATTATCCTGCAATTTTCAACTTCGGCGACTCGAATTCTGACACAGGTGAGTTCGCCGCGGGGCTTGGGCTTCTCATGGAACTCCCCAACGGACAAACATACTTCAAGACCCCATCAGGGAGATTTTGTGACGGTCGTCTCATCATAGACTTCGTCA TGGATGCAATGGATAAGCCATTTCTAAATGCCTATCTGGATTCAATCGGCTTGCCAAATTTCAGAAGAGGGTGCAATTTTGCATCTGCAGGGTCCACTATACTTCCAGCATCTCCAACATCTGTCAGCCCATTCTCATTTGGGCTTCAGGTGGCTCAGTTTCTCAGATTTAAAGCTCGGGCTCTCGAATTGCTAGCACAAA ATAAGAAACTGAAAAGGTACCTCCCAGCAGAAGATAATTTTGAGAAGGCGCTTTACATGTTTGATATAGGCCAGAATGATCTTGCTGGTGCATTTTATTCCAAGTCATTAGATCAGATACTTGGTTCAATTCCAACAATCTTGGGAGAGTTTGAAAATGGAATAAAG AAACTATATGATCAAGGGGCTCGGTATTTTTGGGTACACAACACGGGTCCTCTTGGATGCTTGGCTCAAAATATTGCCAGATTTGGAACTGACCAATCAAAGCTGGATGAGCTAGGATGTGTCAGCTCGCACAATCAAGCTGCTAGACTTTTCAATCTGCAGCTTCATGCTCTCTGTAAAAAATTGCAAGGCCAATATATGGACGCCAATGTCACATATATTGATATCTTTACCCTAAAATCCAACCTCATTGCAAATTATTCCCTATATG GATTTGAACAACCTATAATGACTTGCTGTGGGTATGGAGGTCCACCACTGAACTATGACAGTCGCATTAGCTGTGGGCAAACAAAGATCTTGAACGGGACATTGGTCACGGCCAAAGGGTGCCCAGATAGTACTGAGCATGTCAGTTGGGATGGAATTCATTACACTGAGGCTGCAAATCAGTATGTCTCATCACAGATACTCACTGGAAAATTTTCTGATCCACCTTTCTCAGACGAGATGCCTTTCCTTCTGAAGCTCAAGTTCCAAAAATAG
- the LOC133883057 gene encoding GDSL esterase/lipase At1g54790 isoform X2 has translation MAFSKSCVLHILTLMLSICLPLSESIHFNIPAVFNFGDSNSDTGELIAAGIESINHPYGQSYFHRPSGRYCDGRLIIDFLMDAMDKPFLNAYLDSIGLPNFRRGCNFASAGSTILPASPTSVSPFSFGLQVAQFLRFKARALELLAQNKKLKRYLPAEDNFEKALYMFDIGQNDLAGAFYSKSLDQILGSIPTILGEFENGIKKLYDQGARYFWVHNTGPLGCLAQNIARFGTDQSKLDELGCVSSHNQAARLFNLQLHALCKKLQGQYMDANVTYIDIFTLKSNLIANYSLYGFEQPIMTCCGYGGPPLNYDSRISCGQTKILNGTLVTAKGCPDSTEHVSWDGIHYTEAANQYVSSQILTGKFSDPPFSDEMPFLLKLKFQK, from the exons ATGGCTTTTTCCAAGAGCTGCGTTCTCCATATCCTCACCTTAATGCTGTCCATCTGCTTACCTCTTTCCGAATCCATTCACTTCAACATTCCTGCGGTTTTCAACTTTGGTGACTCAAATTCTGACACGGGTGAGCTTATCGCCGCCGGGATTGAGAGCATTAACCATCCTTATGGACAGAGTTACTTCCATAGACCATCTGGGAGATACTGTGACGGCCGTCTCATTATTGATTTTCTCA TGGATGCAATGGATAAGCCATTTCTAAATGCCTATCTGGATTCAATCGGCTTGCCAAATTTCAGAAGAGGGTGCAATTTTGCATCTGCAGGGTCCACTATACTTCCAGCATCTCCAACATCTGTCAGCCCATTCTCATTTGGGCTTCAGGTGGCTCAGTTTCTCAGATTTAAAGCTCGGGCTCTCGAATTGCTAGCACAAA ATAAGAAACTGAAAAGGTACCTCCCAGCAGAAGATAATTTTGAGAAGGCGCTTTACATGTTTGATATAGGCCAGAATGATCTTGCTGGTGCATTTTATTCCAAGTCATTAGATCAGATACTTGGTTCAATTCCAACAATCTTGGGAGAGTTTGAAAATGGAATAAAG AAACTATATGATCAAGGGGCTCGGTATTTTTGGGTACACAACACGGGTCCTCTTGGATGCTTGGCTCAAAATATTGCCAGATTTGGAACTGACCAATCAAAGCTGGATGAGCTAGGATGTGTCAGCTCGCACAATCAAGCTGCTAGACTTTTCAATCTGCAGCTTCATGCTCTCTGTAAAAAATTGCAAGGCCAATATATGGACGCCAATGTCACATATATTGATATCTTTACCCTAAAATCCAACCTCATTGCAAATTATTCCCTATATG GATTTGAACAACCTATAATGACTTGCTGTGGGTATGGAGGTCCACCACTGAACTATGACAGTCGCATTAGCTGTGGGCAAACAAAGATCTTGAACGGGACATTGGTCACGGCCAAAGGGTGCCCAGATAGTACTGAGCATGTCAGTTGGGATGGAATTCATTACACTGAGGCTGCAAATCAGTATGTCTCATCACAGATACTCACTGGAAAATTTTCTGATCCACCTTTCTCAGACGAGATGCCTTTCCTTCTGAAGCTCAAGTTCCAAAAATAG